In Bacillus sp. SM2101, a single window of DNA contains:
- a CDS encoding pseudouridine-5'-phosphate glycosidase, which translates to MNLQDVLVYSEEVTKAIEEKKPVVALESTIISHGMPYPQNVETAKEVEALIRDNGAVPATIAILDGKIKIGLNNEELELLATSKEIEKVSRRDLPYIVAMKKHGATTVAATMICAHLAGIKVFATGGIGGVHRGAEQTMDISADLQELAQTNVAVVCAGAKSILDLGLTLEYLETNGVPVIGHGTKALPAFYSRTSQFEVDYQIDSPKEIANLIQTKWELGLQGGLVIANPIPTEDELDEVYITSIIDKALVEAEENGISGKDATPFLLDKVKALTDGRSLIANIALVKNNAIVAAKIAANL; encoded by the coding sequence ATGAATTTACAAGATGTGCTAGTGTATTCAGAGGAAGTGACAAAGGCAATAGAAGAAAAAAAGCCGGTTGTAGCATTAGAATCAACAATCATTTCGCACGGTATGCCTTACCCGCAAAATGTAGAAACCGCAAAAGAAGTAGAAGCATTAATTCGAGATAACGGTGCTGTACCTGCTACAATTGCCATATTAGATGGAAAAATAAAAATTGGATTAAATAATGAAGAGCTTGAGCTATTAGCTACGAGTAAGGAAATAGAAAAAGTAAGTAGAAGAGATTTACCGTATATCGTTGCAATGAAAAAGCACGGCGCAACAACGGTGGCAGCTACTATGATTTGTGCTCATCTTGCAGGCATTAAAGTATTTGCCACAGGTGGGATCGGTGGTGTTCACCGTGGGGCAGAGCAGACGATGGATATATCAGCTGACCTTCAAGAGCTTGCTCAAACAAATGTAGCAGTCGTATGTGCGGGTGCCAAGTCAATATTAGATTTAGGACTAACGTTAGAATATCTAGAAACAAACGGTGTTCCAGTTATAGGTCATGGCACAAAAGCATTACCAGCATTTTACTCAAGAACGAGTCAATTTGAAGTAGATTATCAAATAGATTCACCGAAGGAAATAGCTAATTTAATTCAGACGAAGTGGGAGCTGGGATTACAAGGTGGTCTCGTCATTGCTAATCCGATCCCGACTGAAGATGAATTAGATGAAGTGTATATTACATCAATCATTGACAAAGCGCTCGTTGAAGCAGAAGAGAATGGAATTTCAGGAAAAGACGCAACACCTTTTTTACTAGACAAAGTGAAAGCATTAACAGATGGAAGAAGCTTGATAGCAAACATTGCCTTAGTAAAAAATAATGCAATTGTCGCTGCTAAAATAGCAGCAAATCTATAG
- a CDS encoding pyridoxamine 5'-phosphate oxidase family protein produces MGKQFRELTEEQIHFIQDQHIFFIATAPTGDGRINLSPKGYDSIKVINNHTISYVDFAGSGNETANHLLDNSRITFMWCSFEQKPLILRAYGYGEVIKKYTDEYFTWMDNYYAHIPPESARQIFVVNIESVQTSCGFAIPLMEYVNDRDTLSAWTKNKTTQGKLDEYIKKHEPRLDEKYPIQK; encoded by the coding sequence ATGGGAAAACAATTTAGGGAGTTAACTGAAGAACAAATACACTTCATACAAGATCAACACATCTTTTTCATTGCCACTGCCCCAACGGGTGATGGAAGAATTAATTTGTCACCAAAAGGGTACGACTCCATAAAAGTCATCAATAACCATACTATTTCTTATGTGGATTTTGCAGGCAGTGGCAACGAAACAGCAAATCATTTACTCGATAATTCGAGGATTACATTTATGTGGTGTAGTTTTGAACAAAAGCCCCTCATTTTAAGAGCATATGGATACGGCGAAGTTATAAAAAAATATACTGATGAATATTTTACATGGATGGACAATTATTATGCTCATATCCCACCCGAATCAGCTAGACAAATTTTTGTCGTGAATATAGAATCTGTTCAAACTAGTTGTGGTTTTGCTATTCCGTTAATGGAATACGTAAACGATAGAGACACATTAAGTGCTTGGACAAAAAATAAGACTACTCAAGGAAAGTTAGACGAATATATAAAAAAACATGAACCTCGTCTAGATGAAAAATATCCTATACAAAAATAG
- a CDS encoding phosphotransferase: MSVTKIINQLIEHNIIPSKPEYKPLTGGTVSELYLIKNVDNSHYVIKINETNIVKSEAEYLNYYKNISLIPNLIFVEPSYKYIVYSFIPGATNYTLKSKKDLLITLVLELINNYQTVTSKENWGWADEPAESWRDFLKSEITRANTHIAPYLGSAEYDFVLNLIPESSTSTHPYLLHGDCGMHNFIFDLAELKGVIDPAPVLGRSYYDLIYAFCSSPVELTVETIDSAMLHLTTDDRGCFSYKDVLIVLYLRIAACIKHHPDDFDAYKRAWYYWKEILTRRKL; the protein is encoded by the coding sequence ATGAGTGTAACAAAAATAATTAACCAATTAATAGAACATAATATTATCCCATCAAAACCAGAATATAAACCATTAACTGGTGGTACTGTTAGTGAACTATACCTAATAAAAAATGTGGATAACTCTCATTATGTTATTAAAATTAATGAAACTAATATTGTGAAGTCAGAGGCTGAATATCTTAATTATTATAAGAATATCAGTTTAATACCTAACCTTATTTTTGTAGAGCCATCGTATAAATACATCGTTTATTCTTTTATTCCTGGCGCTACAAACTATACACTGAAAAGTAAAAAAGACTTACTTATCACACTTGTGTTAGAGCTAATAAATAATTATCAAACAGTCACTTCAAAGGAAAATTGGGGATGGGCAGATGAACCAGCAGAATCATGGAGAGACTTTCTTAAGAGTGAAATCACTCGTGCGAACACTCACATAGCCCCTTATTTAGGCAGTGCTGAATATGATTTTGTTCTTAATTTAATTCCTGAATCATCTACTTCGACTCACCCGTACTTACTTCACGGTGATTGTGGTATGCACAACTTTATTTTTGACTTGGCAGAATTAAAGGGAGTCATTGATCCAGCACCGGTTTTAGGAAGAAGCTACTATGATTTAATTTATGCTTTTTGTTCCTCTCCAGTAGAGTTAACAGTAGAGACGATAGATTCAGCTATGCTGCATTTAACAACTGATGATCGTGGTTGCTTTTCATATAAGGATGTACTTATTGTCTTATACCTCAGAATAGCAGCATGCATCAAACATCATCCAGACGATTTTGATGCATATAAAAGAGCGTGGTATTACTGGAAAGAAATATTAACGAGGAGAAAGCTATAG
- a CDS encoding GNAT family N-acetyltransferase encodes MYKVVSSTSQLDLFNNIKQSCWQEKGFEMEHNQHSDKFLLIADNGEAGGTVEFSPSAYMSEFTSEIFKDVIKEDMKVFEIDGYAVLPHYRGVLGMNGIRLAVQYAERYKYTHAIALCDPKVYQYIDKVYKCDIKQVSDKFFYKGADVIPAIMDAVVVYENKNTFNWWKEMVEIKDVVSV; translated from the coding sequence ATGTATAAAGTTGTAAGTAGTACATCTCAATTAGATTTGTTTAACAACATTAAGCAATCGTGTTGGCAAGAAAAAGGATTTGAAATGGAACATAATCAACACTCCGATAAATTTTTATTAATAGCTGATAATGGAGAAGCAGGGGGGACTGTTGAATTTTCACCATCTGCATACATGAGCGAATTTACAAGTGAAATATTTAAAGACGTTATTAAAGAGGACATGAAAGTCTTTGAAATTGACGGTTATGCCGTTTTACCTCATTATCGAGGTGTGTTAGGAATGAATGGAATTAGGTTGGCTGTTCAATATGCAGAAAGATATAAATACACACATGCTATTGCCTTATGTGATCCCAAAGTTTATCAATATATTGATAAAGTTTACAAGTGTGATATTAAACAAGTAAGTGATAAATTTTTCTATAAAGGAGCAGATGTAATACCTGCAATAATGGATGCAGTAGTTGTTTATGAAAATAAAAACACGTTCAATTGGTGGAAGGAAATGGTCGAAATAAAAGATGTAGTTTCAGTTTAA